From Panthera uncia isolate 11264 chromosome E1, Puncia_PCG_1.0, whole genome shotgun sequence, one genomic window encodes:
- the LASP1 gene encoding LIM and SH3 domain protein 1 isoform X1 yields MNPNCARCGKIVYPTEKVNCLDKFWHKACFHCETCKMTLNMKNYKGYEKTPYCNAHYPKQSFTMVADTPENLRLKQQSELQSQVRYKEEFEKNKGKGFSVVADTPELQRIKKTQDQISNIKYHEEFEKSRMGPSGGEGLEPERRDSQDSSYRRPQEQQQPPHHIPTSAPVYQQPQQQQVGQSYGGYKEPAAPVSVPRCAPGGGGKRYRAVYDYSAADEDEVSFQDGDTIINVQQIDDGWMYGTVERTGDTGMLPANYVEAI; encoded by the exons ATGAATCCCAACTGCGCCCGGTGCGGCAAGATTGTGTACCCCACGGAGAAGGTGAACTGTCTGGATAAG TTCTGGCATAAAGCATGCTTCCACTGTGAGACCTGCAAGATGACACTCAACATGAAGAACTACAAGGGCTACGAGAAGACGCCCTACTGCAACGC ACACTACCCCAAGCAGTCCTTCACCATGGTGGCTGACACCCCGGAAAACCTCCGCCTCAAGCAACAGAGCGAGCTCCAGAGTCag GTGCGCTACAAGGAGGAGTTTGAGAAGAACAAGGGCAAAGGCTTCAGTGTGGTGGCAGATACACCGGAACTCCAGAGAATCAAGAAGACCCAGGACCAGATCAGTAAC ATAAAATACCACGAGGAGTTTGAGAAGAGCCGCATGGGCCCCAGCGGGGGCGAGGGCCTGGAGCCTGAGCGCCGAGATTCCCAGGACAGCAGCTACCGGCGGccccaggagcagcagcagccgcCCCACCACATCCCCACCAGCGCCCCGG tttaccagcagccccagcagcagcaggtggGACAGTCTTATGGTGGCTACAAGGAGCCTGCAGCCCCGGTGTCCGTACCGCGCTGTGCCCCAGGCGGGGGCGGG AAGCGGTACCGCGCTGTGTATGACTACAGCGCCGCCGACGAGGACGAAGTCTCCTTCCAGGACGGGGACACCATCATCAACGTGCAGCAGATCGACGATGGCTGGATGTATGGGACCGTGGAGCGC
- the LASP1 gene encoding LIM and SH3 domain protein 1 isoform X2: MTLNMKNYKGYEKTPYCNAHYPKQSFTMVADTPENLRLKQQSELQSQVRYKEEFEKNKGKGFSVVADTPELQRIKKTQDQISNIKYHEEFEKSRMGPSGGEGLEPERRDSQDSSYRRPQEQQQPPHHIPTSAPVYQQPQQQQVGQSYGGYKEPAAPVSVPRCAPGGGGKRYRAVYDYSAADEDEVSFQDGDTIINVQQIDDGWMYGTVERTGDTGMLPANYVEAI; encoded by the exons ATGACACTCAACATGAAGAACTACAAGGGCTACGAGAAGACGCCCTACTGCAACGC ACACTACCCCAAGCAGTCCTTCACCATGGTGGCTGACACCCCGGAAAACCTCCGCCTCAAGCAACAGAGCGAGCTCCAGAGTCag GTGCGCTACAAGGAGGAGTTTGAGAAGAACAAGGGCAAAGGCTTCAGTGTGGTGGCAGATACACCGGAACTCCAGAGAATCAAGAAGACCCAGGACCAGATCAGTAAC ATAAAATACCACGAGGAGTTTGAGAAGAGCCGCATGGGCCCCAGCGGGGGCGAGGGCCTGGAGCCTGAGCGCCGAGATTCCCAGGACAGCAGCTACCGGCGGccccaggagcagcagcagccgcCCCACCACATCCCCACCAGCGCCCCGG tttaccagcagccccagcagcagcaggtggGACAGTCTTATGGTGGCTACAAGGAGCCTGCAGCCCCGGTGTCCGTACCGCGCTGTGCCCCAGGCGGGGGCGGG AAGCGGTACCGCGCTGTGTATGACTACAGCGCCGCCGACGAGGACGAAGTCTCCTTCCAGGACGGGGACACCATCATCAACGTGCAGCAGATCGACGATGGCTGGATGTATGGGACCGTGGAGCGC